One Phoenix dactylifera cultivar Barhee BC4 chromosome 8, palm_55x_up_171113_PBpolish2nd_filt_p, whole genome shotgun sequence genomic window carries:
- the LOC103711262 gene encoding NADPH-dependent aldehyde reductase-like protein, chloroplastic, with amino-acid sequence MAAPSGQTSLPLKGRVAIVTGGAGGIGSAVSKHLASLGAHVVIGYIGDPTPAETLASAINATTGATSGPPRAIAVAADVSNAAQVKSLFDAAVHVFGPDLHVLVTAAAVLDADYPSIAETSEEKFDWLFGTNCKGTFLCCREAANRLVRGGGGRIITFSSSGVGLLRPGYGAYLGAKGAVEVMTKILAKELRGTGITANAVAPGSIATPMFYVGKSEEDARKYMGEIPMGRLGLPEDVAPVVGFLASDAGEWVNAQVVRVNGGNV; translated from the coding sequence atggCAGCTCCATCCGGCCAAACGTCGCTGCCGCTGAAAGGACGAGTGGCGATCGTGACCGGCGGCGCCGGCGGCATTGGCTCCGCCGTCTCCAAACACCTCGCCTCCCTCGGCGCCCACGTAGTCATCGGCTACATCGGCGATCCGACCCCGGCCGAAACCCTGGCCTCTGCTATCAACGCCACCACCGGTGCAACCTCCGGTCCCCCGCGGGCCATCGCGGTCGCCGCCGACGTTTCCAATGCAGCCCAAGTCAAGTCATTGTTCGACGCTGCCGTGCATGTCTTCGGCCCCGACCTTCACGTCCTCGTCACCGCCGCGGCCGTACTCGACGCCGACTACCCATCGATCGCCGAGACCAGCGAGGAAAAGTTCGACTGGTTGTTCGGCACCAACTGCAAGGGCACATTCCTCTGCTGCCGGGAGGCGGCGAACCGGCTGGTGCGTGGCGGCGGCGGGCGGATCATCACGTTCTCGTCGTCGGGAGTGGGATTGCTGCGGCCGGGCTACGGGGCCTACTTAGGTGCCAAGGGTGCCGTAGAAGTGATGACGAAGATTCTGGCGAAGGAGCTCCGGGGGACGGGGATCACGGCGAACGCGGTGGCCCCTGGGTCGATAGCGACGCCGATGTTCTACGTAGGGAAGTCGGAGGAGGATGCGAGGAAATACATGGGGGAGATACCGATGGGCCGGCTGGGGCTGCCGGAGGACGTTGCTCCGGTGGTGGGGTTCTTGGCCAGCGACGCCGGAGAGTGGGTGAACGCCCAGGTCGTCCGTGTGAATGGTGGCAACGTCTGA
- the LOC103711261 gene encoding NADPH-dependent aldehyde reductase-like protein, chloroplastic, with product MKSKPLTTKLPSWWNPCLYMDHGAKSPRREEHVEYEGRKKMAAPSGQTPLPLKGRVAIVTGGAGGIGSAVSKHLASLGAHVVIGYIGDPTPAENLASAINATTGANSCPPQAIAVAADVSNAAQVKSLFDAAMHAFGPNLHILVTAAAVVDADYPSIAETSEEKFDWLFGTNCKGTFLCCREAANRLVRGGGGRIITFSSSGVGSLRPGYGAYLGAKGAVEVMTKILARELRGTGITANAVAPGLIETPMFYAGKSEEDVRKYMGEVPMGRLGLPEDVAPVVGFLASDAGEWVNAQVVRVNGGNV from the coding sequence ATGAAGTCCAAGCCCCTTACCACTAAGCTGCCATCTTGGTGGAATCCTTGTCTTTATATGGACCATGGAGCCAAGTCTCCGCGGCGTGAAGAACACGTAGAATacgaaggaagaaaaaagatggCAGCCCCATCCGGCCAAACGCCGCTGCCGCTGAAAGGACGTGTGGCGATCGTGACCGGCGGCGCCGGCGGCATTGGATCCGCCGTCTCCAAACACCTCGCCTCCCTCGGCGCCCACGTAGTCATCGGCTACATCGGCGATCCGACCCCGGCCGAAAACCTGGCCTCCGCTATCAACGCCACCACCGGTGCAAACTCCTGTCCCCCGCAGGCCATCGCGGTCGCCGCCGACGTTTCCAATGCAGCCCAAGTCAAGTCATTGTTTGACGCTGCCATGCATGCCTTCGGCCCCAACCTTCACATCCTCGTCACTGCCGCGGCGGTAGTCGACGCCGACTACCCATCGATCGCCGAGACCAGCGAGGAAAAGTTCGACTGGTTGTTCGGCACCAACTGCAAGGGCACATTCCTCTGCTGCCGGGAGGCGGCGAACCGGCTGGTGCGTGGCGGCGGCGGGCGGATCATCACGTTCTCGTCGTCGGGAGTGGGATCGCTGCGGCCGGGCTACGGGGCCTACTTAGGTGCCAAGGGTGCCGTAGAGGTGATGACGAAGATTCTGGCGAGGGAGCTCCGGGGGACGGGGATCACGGCGAACGCGGTGGCCCCAGGTTTGATAGAGACGCCGATGTTCTACGCAGGGAAGtcggaggaggatgtgaggAAATACATGGGGGAGGTACCGATGGGCCGGCTGGGGCTGCCTGAGGACGTTGCTCCGGTGGTGGGGTTCTTGGCCAGCGACGCCGGAGAGTGGGTGAACGCCCAGGTCGTCCGTGTGAATGGTGGCAACGTCTGA